CGGCCCCGAACCCTACCCGCGCCGACGGCCGGGTGAGTGCCCGATAGCGGACCGGTCGGCGGTGGTGGATCATGGCTGCACCGCGTGCCACGGGTTGCGTCCTTAACAAGACGGACGTACGGTTTTGTTGGAAGCGGGAATCGGCGGTAAGTGTCACCTAACCGGGGCGTCGCCCCGGGCGGTGCGACAGACTGCCTAGGACTACTCACGGTCGCTGGTGTGAAGGAGTACGACGTGGCGAGCCTCGACACCTTCGGTGCGAAGACCCAGCTACGCGTCGGAGACGCGAGCTACGAGATTTTCAAGGTCGACAAGGTGGACGGTCACGACCGGCTGCCGTACAGCCTGAAGATCCTCCTGGAAAACCTGCTGCGGACCGAGGACGGCGCGAACATCACCGCCGACCACATCCGGCAGCTCGGCGGCTGGGACCCCACCGCCGACCCGAGCGTGGAGATCCAGTTCACCCCGGCGCGGGTGCTGATGCAGGACTTCACCGGCGTACCCTGCGTGGTCGACCTGGCCACCATGCGCGAGGCGGTGCGTGACCTGGGCGGCGACGCCACCAAGGTGAACCCGCTCGCCCCCGCCGAGCTGGTCATCGACCACTCGGTCATCGCCGACCTGTTCGGCCGCGAGGACGCCTTCGAGCGCAACGTCGAGCTGGAGTACGAGCGCAACAAGGAGCGCTACCAGTTCCTGCGCTGGGGCCAGACCGCGTTCAACGAGTTCAAGGTGGTCCCGCCCGGCACCGGCATCGTGCACCAGGTCAACATCGAGTACCTGGCCCGTACGATCATGGAGCGCGGCGGTCAGGCGTACCCGGACACGGTCGTCGGCACCGACTCGCACACCACCATGGTCAACGGCCTCGGCGTGCTGGGCTGGGGCGTGGGCGGCATCGAGGCCGAGGCCGCGATGCTCGGCCAGCCGGTCAGCATGCTGATCCCCCGGGTCGTCGGGTTCAAGCTGCACGGCGAGATGCCGGCCGGCACCACCGCCACCGACCTGGTCCTGACCATCACCGAGATGCTGCGCAAGCACGGTGTGGTCGGCAAGTTCGTCGAGTTCTACGGCCCCGGGGTCAGCGCGGTGCCGCTGGCCAACCGGGCCACCATCGGCAACATGTCCCCGGAGTACGGCTCCACCGTCGCCATCTTCCCGATCGACGCCGAGACCGTGCGCTACCTGGAGCTGACCGGCCGCGACCCGCAGCAGGTGGCGCTGGTCGAGGCGTACGCCAAGGAGCAGGGGCTGTGGCACGACCCGGCCGCCGAGCCGGCGTACTCCGAGCGCCTGGAGCTGGACCTGGGCACCATCGAGCCGTCCCTGGCCGGCCCGAAGCGCCCGCAGGACCGGGTGCCGCTGGGCAGCGCCAAGACCCTGTTCCGCGCGGCCCTGTCCGACTACGTCGCGGCCGACGAGACCGGTGGCGACCCGAGCCGCAAGCCGGGCGTGCCGCAACAGCAGAAGCCGTTCGGCACCGCCGGCCCGGCCGACGAGGCCAGCGCCGAGTCCTTCCCGGCCAGCGACGCCCCGGCCAACGGGGTGAGTGACCCGGCCGACGCCCCGCGCGAGCTGACCACCGCCGCCGTCGGCTCCGGCGGCCGGGCCAGCAACCCGATCCGGGTCACCGGCGACGACGGGGTGGAGTACGAGCTGGACCACGGCGCGGTGGTGATCGCCGCGATCACCTCCTGCACCAACACCTCCAACCCGCAGGTGATGATCGGCGCGGCGCTGCTGGCCCGCAACGCCGTCGACCGGGGCCTGGCCCGCAAGCCGTGGGTGAAGACCACCCTCGCCCCGGGCTCGAAGGTCGTCATGGACTACTACGAGCGCGCCGGGCTGACCCCCTACCTGGACAAGCTCGGCTTCCACCTGGTCGGGTACGGCTGCACCACCTGCATCGGCAACTCCGGTCCGCTGCCGGAGGAGGTCTCCGCCGCAGTCAACGAGGCCGACCTCGCCGTGGTGTCGGTGCTGTCGGGCAACCGGAACTTCGAGGGCCGGATCAACCCGGACGTCAAGATGAACTACCTGGCCTCCCCGCCGTTGGTGGTGGCGTACGCGCTGGCCGGCACCATGGACATCGACCTGGCCAACGAGCCGCTCGGCTCCGACAGCAAGGGCGAGCCGGTCTTCCTGCGCGACATCTGGCCGAACAGCGCCGAGATCCAGGAGGTCATCGCCCAGGCGATCGGCGCCACCGGTTTCAGCGCCGCCTACGAGGACGTCTTCGCCGGTGACCAGCGGTGGCAGTCGCTGCCCACGCCGACCGGCGACACCTTCGCCTGGGCCGACGACTCGACGTACGTGCGCAAGCCCCCGTACTTCGAGGGCATGGCGCAGGAGCCGACGCCGGTGGTGGACATCAGCGACGCCCGGGTGCTGGCCAAGCTGGGCGACTCGGTGACCACCGACCACATCTCGCCGGCCGGCTCGATCAAGGCCGACTCCCCGGCCGGCAGGTACCTCGCCGAGCACGGGGTGCCGCGCCACGAGTTCAACTCGTACGGCTCCCGCCGGGGTAACCACGAGGTGATGATCCGGGGCACCTTCGCCAACATCCGGCTGCGCAACCAGCTGCGGGTCCCCGGGGCCGACGCCGCGCTGCCCGAGGGCGGCTTCACGGTCAACCACCTGACCGGCGAGCAGAGCACCATCTACGACGCCTCCACCGCCTACCAGGAGGCGGGCGTCCCGCTGGTCATCCTGGCCGGCAAGGAGTACGGTTCCGGCTCCTCGCGGGACTGGGCGGCCAAGGGCACCATGCTGCTCGGCGTCCGGGCGGTCATCGCCGAGTCGTACGAGCGGATCCACCGCTCCAACCTGATCGGCATGGGCGTGCTGCCGCTGCAGTTCCCGGTGGACACCACCGCCGAGTCGCTCGGCCTCACCGGCGCCGAGACGTTCTCCATCACCGGTGTGACCGCGCTGAACGACGGCGACACCCCGCGTACGGTGCGGGTCACCACCGACACCGGCGTGGAGTTCGACGCGGTGGTCCGGATCGACACCCCGGGCGAGGCGGACTACTACCGCCACGGCGGCATCCTGCAGTACGTGCTGCGCCGGATGATCGCCAGCTGACCCGCTGACCCCCCGGTACGCCAGCAGGGCCCCTCGTTCGCGAGGGGCCCTGCTGGTTTTTTGTCCCGCTCAGCCCGCCCGGCTCTCCCGCAGCTTCATGGCGTGTTCCATCAACGTGATCAGCACCTGCTTGCCGGACTCCCGCTGGCGGGCGTCACAGAGCAGCACCGGGACGCCCGGATCCAGGTTGAGGGCGGCCTGCACCTCGTCGAGCTGGTAACGCCGGGCCCCCTCGAAGCAGTTGACCGCCACCACGAACGGGGTGCCCCGGCGCTCGAAGTAGTCGACCGAGGGGAAACAGTCGGAGAGCCGGCGGGTGTCGGCCAGCACCACCGCACCGATCGCCCCGAGCGCCAGCTCGTCCCAGACGAACCAGAACCGGTCCTGCCCCGGCGTACCGAACAGGTAGAGCACCAGGTCGTCGCTGATGGTGATCCGACCGAAGTCCATCGCCACGGTGGTGGTGGACTTGTCCTCCACCCCGGAGAGGTCGTCGACCGCGACGCCGCTGGCGGTCAACACCTCCTCGGTACGCAGCGGTTTGGTCTCGCTGACCGCGCCGACCATCGTCGTCTTGCCCACCCCGAAGCCCCCGGCTATCAGGATCTTGATCGCGGTGGGTAGCAGGGGTGCCGCGTCCGCGGCCGGGTCAGAGTGCCCGTAGTCCATGGAGAACCGCCTCGAGGATGCTGTCGTCAGGAAGGTCGGCGGGGATGAGTGGCTCCCGGACCTGGACCAGGCCACGGGCGACCAGGTCACCGAGGAGGACCCGGACCGCCCCCACCGGCAGGTCGAACTGGGCGGCGATCTCGGCGACCGAGCACACCCGCCGGCAGAGCTCGATGATCGCCAGGTGCTCCGGCCCCAGCCCTGCCGGGGCGGGCGGGGCGGCGGGAGTGGTCATCACCAGCGAGATCAGATCGAAGGTGCCGGTGACCGGGCGGCCCCGACCCCGGGTGACCGCGTACGGGCGCACCACCGGCCCCGCCTGCTCGTCGACCCACCGGTCGTCCCACGATCCGTCCGCAACGGCCACCGTGGACTACCGCCCGTCGGCGGGCAGGTCGAGGCCCCGGGCCGGTGAGTTGACGTACTTGCCGACCCGGGTCACCAGCATCGCCATCTCGTACGCGATCAGACCGACGTCGGCCTCCTCACCGGCGAGCACCGCCAGGCACGCGTTGCGCCCGGCCGCCGTGACGAAGAGGAACGAGGACTGCATCTCGATGATCGTCTGCTGTACGTGGCCGCCACCGAAGCGCTTGCCGGCCCCCCGGGCCAGGCTCTGGATCCCGGCGGCCATCGCCGCGAGGTGCTCGCCGTCGTCGCGGCTCAACCCCTGCGAGGATGCCATCAGCAGCCCGTCGGTGGAGAGCGCGACCGCATGCTCAGCCTGCTTCACCCGACTGACCAGGTCGTCCAGCAGCCACGTCAGGTCTGCGCTCGGAGCCGTCTTCTGCACCACTCGTCGTCCTCTTCTCCCCGGCTGGTGTCGCCGTGCTCGTCTCGGGCTTCCCCACGTACCCAGGGCGGTCGCACCCGCCCCGCGGTCGGCTCAACGCGCCATCGGTCGGCGGTGCGGCCTTCCCGGCGGACCGGAGCGTCCACCGGCCACCAGTTCGGTGCGGACGGACCGCACCCATGCCGTACTCCATTATGGACCGCCGGCCGAGACACCGGTCCGCCCGGTCCCGGCGAGCGGGATCGGCGATGGCCGACCTTCGGGGTTCCCGGCCCCGACCCCCGCAGCCGCCCGACCGGTGGACGGTACCCGTTCCGGGTTTCGGACGGGTGCACGGGCGACGGTACGCCGGACGGGCGGCCTATCCGGTCCGGGCGACAGTGGCCGGTGTGCTGTGCCACGCTCAGGGGCATGGACGACAGGAACATCTTGAGGCGCATCTCGGAGCTGGTCGACGAGGAACACCGGCTCCGGTCCACCGCGCAGGTCAACGAGGCGGGCACCGCGGACGAGCAGGACCGGCTACGGGAGTTGGAGGAGTCCCTGGACCAGTGCTGGGATCTGCTGCGCCGACGCCGGGCCGCCCGGCAGGCCCACGGCGACCCGGAGGCGCAGGGTGCCCGGCCGGTCTCGGAGGTCGAACGCTACCTGCAGTGACGTCCGCCGGCTCGGCGCTGCCGCGTCCGCCGGTGGGCGCCGGGTGGCCCGGACCCGAAGATCGGTTTCCGGGCCACCCGCGCCCAACGGATGCCGGCCACCCGCGCTCAGCGGATGCCGGCCTCCCTCAGCAGCAGCTCGGTCAGGGCGGCCGGATCGGCGGTGCCGCCGGGCAGTCCCCGGGCGGTGAACCAGGCGGCGACCACCCGGACGTCGCGGGCCAGGAACTCCGGGCCCTGCGGGTTGGCCACCACGTCGACCACCTGCGGCAGATCGATCATGACCAGTCGTCCGTCGTGCACGAGCAGGTTGTACGGGGAGAGGTCGCCGTGGGCGTACCCGACCCGCGCCAGCACCACCAGGGCGTCCACCAGCTGCTGCCAGAGCGCCCGCAGCTCCACCGGCCCGGGACGCAGCTGGGCCAGTCGCGGCGCGGCGTGGCCCTGCTCGGCGTCACCGAGGAACTCCAGCATCAACTCGGTGCCGAGCACCTGCACCGGGTACGGGACGGCGATCGTGCCGAACTCCGCGCCGATCCGCCAGAGCCGACCGAGCGCGTCGAACTCGGCGGCGGCCCACTGCCCCGCTATCAACTGCCGGCCGAAGTCGGTCCGCCCGGCCATCGCCCGGTTCTCCCGGGACCGGCGGACCCGACGGCCTTCGAGATAGCCGGCGTCGCGGTGGAAGAGCCGGTGGTTGGCGTCCCGGTAGCGCTTCACCGCCAGCAGGCAGGACCGGTCGGTCCCCGGCACCGCCCGGCGGAGCAGGTGCACGTCGGCTTCCTTGCCGGTCTTGAGTACCCCGAGTTCGGTGTCCCGGGCGGCCGACTCGGTGACCACCCAGTCGGGGTACGGCTCGGGGCCGTGCACGGCGGTGTCCCAGGACGACCACCGGTCGCCGGTCTGGGGATCGGGCTCGTCGCCGGGGTCGGCGGTGACCGGTGGGGCCGGTCGACCGCGCTTCAGGAGGTAGGGCTCGTCGTCGTCGAAGCGGCTCCGGCCGCGGGCACGGCGCGGCTGCGCCGGTAGGTCATGTTCACGCACTTGTCTGGTGATCCCTTGATCGAGGCTGGTGGGGACGGACGGGAAGAGCCTGCGAAAACAGCCATGACCGACCTCCTCTCCACTCGACCGGGCGTCACCCGGGCACGTGCCACACGCGCGCCGACCATCCTCACCGCCGCCGGAGCGGACGGTCAACCGATTTATCCACCGACCGGTCGGTTGCGCGCTCCGGCACCTGCGGCCGGCCGCCCGGCGGTCAGCTGCCGAGCACGACCGCGACGGCGGCGATCAGGCCGTCGACGACGTGGGTGGGTGCGAACCGGGAGTCCGACCAGGTACGCCCCCGGTGCAGCCAGACGCTGGGCAGCCCGACCGAGGTGGCTCCGCCGATGTCCGCCTCCGGACCGTCACCGATCACCCAGGCTCCCCGCAGCGGCATCCGGACGCGTTGGGCGGCGAGCGCGAAGATCCTCGGGTTGGGCTTGCTCACCCCGGCCTCCTCGGAGATCACCCAGTCGGCCACGTACCGGTCCAGCCCGGTGCGCCGGATCAGGGCCTCCTGCTGGCGTACCACGCCGTTGCTGACCACCACCGGCAGCCAACCGGCGTTGTCGGCGATCCGCAGCGCGCACGCCACCAGCGGGTCGAGCCGGGTGTACGACAGCGCCCCGTCGTGCAGCTCCTCGACCAGGTCGATGGAGGGAATGAGCAGGCCGTAGCGGTCCCGGATGGCGTCCGCGACGTCCCACCGGTCGGTCAGCCCGTCCGCGTCGATGGCGACCAGCCAGTCGATGTCGCCGGGCGGGGCACCGACGGCGTCCAGGAAACGCTGTCCCCAGGTACGGAACGACCCGGCCCGATCGAGCAGGGTGTTGTCCAGGTCCAGCAGGAGCAGCGGCACCCGCCGAAGGGTACGGGACCACGCTGTGTCATGGACAGGGCCGGTTGGCCCACCGTGGCGCTGCGGTACCGCCGCGTACCACCCCGGTCACCCCAACGCACCAAGCCGTACGTACGGTTTGCACCGGTCCACCGCACCTGACACGATCGTCAGGTGCCCAGAGTAAGTCAGGACCAGCTTGACGCCCGACGACAGGAGATCCTCGCCGCGGCGCGGGACTGTTTCGCCCGACACGGGTACGAGGGGGCCACCGTCCGGCGGCTGGAGGAGGCCACCGGCCTGTCCCGGGGGGCGATCTTCCACCACTTCCGGGACAAGGACTCCCTCTTCCTGGCCGTCGCCGAGGACGACGCGGTGGCCATGGTGGAGACGGTGGCGCGCAACGGTCTGGTCCAGGTGATGCGCGACCTGCTGGCCCGTGCGGTCTCCCCGGACACCACCGGCTGGTTGGGCAGTCAGCTGGAGGTCTCCCGCCGGCTGCGTACCGATCCGGCCTTCGCCCGCCGGTGGGCCGAGCGGTCGGCGGCGATCGCCGAGGCGACCCGGGACCGGCTGACCCGCCAGCGGGAGGCCGGCGTGCTGCGCGAGGACATCCCGATCGACGTCCTCGCCCAGTTCCTGGAGTTGGCCTACGACGGCCTGGTGCTGCACCTGGCCATGGGGCGGCCCGCCGGCGACCTGGCCCGGGTGCTCGACCTGGTCGAGGAGGCGGTCCGCCGCCACTGACCCCGGTCCCGGGCCAGCCGCACCGACCTCCGGTCCGCCGGCACCGACCGGCGGGACCGTGGGTGGCGGGGCTGGCCCACAATGGGCGCACCCCTGCCACGTGTGACCACAGGAGCCGACACATGCTGGTTCTCGCCGCCCCGGACGACACCTGGGGCATCTCCGGTCCGGTCTTCCTCGGGAGCTATCTGACGGTGGCCGTCCTCATCGTCTGCTGGTCGCTCGTCGACCGGGCCCGTCTGCTCACCGGATCGCCCAGGTACGGCCCGCTCGGCGCGCAGCCGGTCGCCTACCTCAACGGCGGCGAACAACTCGCCGTCTGGGCCGCCCTCGGCGGGCTGCGCGGCAGTGGTCTGGTCGGCGTCACGCCGGACCGGCGGCTGGCGGTCACCGGCAGCCTGCCCGCCGGTGCCACCGGCCTGGACGTGGCGGTGCACCACGCGGCGTACCGCCGGTTGACCGCCCGGCAGCTGCGCCAGGACCCGGCGGTGCGTCAGGCGCTGGACGCGCTGCGGGAGGGGTTGCGGCGACAGGGCCTGCTGCTCACCCCGGCCCAGCGTCGTCGACTGCGTCGGGGCGCGGTACTGCTCGGCGTGCTGCTCCTGGTCGGCCTGGTCCGGGTCCTCGCCGGCCTGGCCAACGACCGGCCGGTCGGCTTCCTCCTGCTCGGCATGGCGGTCATCGGGGTGACCGCCCTGCTGCTGACCCGGGCGCCCCGGCGGACCAGGGCCGCGACGGCCGCGCTGCGCGCCCATCGCCAGCAACACGTCCATCTCGCCCCCACCAACAATCCGGCGTACGCCACCTACGGCGCCACCGGGGCCGCGATGGGGATCGCCCTGTTCGGCACCGCCTCGATCTGGGCCGCCGACCCCACCTTCGCCGAGCAGGCCGACATCCAGCGGCAGACGGCCACGGGTGGTGGCTCCACCGGCGGCTGCGGCAGTGGCTCCTCCGGGGACAGCGGTGGTTCCTCCGGCGACAGCGGCGGTGGCTCCAGTTGCGGTGGTGGTTCCAGCTGCGGCGGCGGGGGGTGTGGCGGGTGACCGGACCGGCCGGGGTGGGCATCGGCTGGCGGCCGGAGATCGCCGGCTTCGTCGCCGACCTGCCCGGACTGCGTTTCGTCGAGGTGGCCGCCGAGTCGATCCCGTCGACCGGGCCGCTTCCCGCCGCCCTGGCCGAGCTGCGTGGGCGGGGTGTCACCGTCGTACCGCACGGGGTGCGACTCTCCCTCGGCGGCGCGGAACCGGTCGAGGCGGCCCGGGTGGCACACCTGGCCCGGGTCGCGGAGCTGACCGGGGCCCCGCTGGTCAGCGAACACATCGCGTTCGTCCGGGCCGGCGGCCTGGAGGCCGGGCACCTGCTGCCGTTGCCGCGCAGCCGGGAGGCGGTGGCCGTCACCGTGGCCAACGTGCGGCGGGCCCAGGCCGACCTGCCGGTCCCGCTCGCCCTGGAACCGATCGCGGCGCTGTTCGACTGGCCGGACGACGAACTGGACGAGGCGGACTTCCTGACCGAGATCCTCGACCGGACCGGCGCGCAGCTCCTGCTCGACCTCGCCAACGTGTACGCCAACGCACGCAACCGGGGCACCGACCCGGTCGCCCTGCTCGACCG
Above is a window of Micromonospora yangpuensis DNA encoding:
- a CDS encoding DUF742 domain-containing protein; the protein is MAVADGSWDDRWVDEQAGPVVRPYAVTRGRGRPVTGTFDLISLVMTTPAAPPAPAGLGPEHLAIIELCRRVCSVAEIAAQFDLPVGAVRVLLGDLVARGLVQVREPLIPADLPDDSILEAVLHGLRAL
- a CDS encoding GTP-binding protein; protein product: MDYGHSDPAADAAPLLPTAIKILIAGGFGVGKTTMVGAVSETKPLRTEEVLTASGVAVDDLSGVEDKSTTTVAMDFGRITISDDLVLYLFGTPGQDRFWFVWDELALGAIGAVVLADTRRLSDCFPSVDYFERRGTPFVVAVNCFEGARRYQLDEVQAALNLDPGVPVLLCDARQRESGKQVLITLMEHAMKLRESRAG
- a CDS encoding TetR/AcrR family transcriptional regulator yields the protein MPRVSQDQLDARRQEILAAARDCFARHGYEGATVRRLEEATGLSRGAIFHHFRDKDSLFLAVAEDDAVAMVETVARNGLVQVMRDLLARAVSPDTTGWLGSQLEVSRRLRTDPAFARRWAERSAAIAEATRDRLTRQREAGVLREDIPIDVLAQFLELAYDGLVLHLAMGRPAGDLARVLDLVEEAVRRH
- a CDS encoding serine protein kinase RIO, which gives rise to MREHDLPAQPRRARGRSRFDDDEPYLLKRGRPAPPVTADPGDEPDPQTGDRWSSWDTAVHGPEPYPDWVVTESAARDTELGVLKTGKEADVHLLRRAVPGTDRSCLLAVKRYRDANHRLFHRDAGYLEGRRVRRSRENRAMAGRTDFGRQLIAGQWAAAEFDALGRLWRIGAEFGTIAVPYPVQVLGTELMLEFLGDAEQGHAAPRLAQLRPGPVELRALWQQLVDALVVLARVGYAHGDLSPYNLLVHDGRLVMIDLPQVVDVVANPQGPEFLARDVRVVAAWFTARGLPGGTADPAALTELLLREAGIR
- a CDS encoding TIGR04222 domain-containing membrane protein, whose translation is MLVLAAPDDTWGISGPVFLGSYLTVAVLIVCWSLVDRARLLTGSPRYGPLGAQPVAYLNGGEQLAVWAALGGLRGSGLVGVTPDRRLAVTGSLPAGATGLDVAVHHAAYRRLTARQLRQDPAVRQALDALREGLRRQGLLLTPAQRRRLRRGAVLLGVLLLVGLVRVLAGLANDRPVGFLLLGMAVIGVTALLLTRAPRRTRAATAALRAHRQQHVHLAPTNNPAYATYGATGAAMGIALFGTASIWAADPTFAEQADIQRQTATGGGSTGGCGSGSSGDSGGSSGDSGGGSSCGGGSSCGGGGCGG
- a CDS encoding roadblock/LC7 domain-containing protein, producing the protein MVQKTAPSADLTWLLDDLVSRVKQAEHAVALSTDGLLMASSQGLSRDDGEHLAAMAAGIQSLARGAGKRFGGGHVQQTIIEMQSSFLFVTAAGRNACLAVLAGEEADVGLIAYEMAMLVTRVGKYVNSPARGLDLPADGR
- a CDS encoding aconitate hydratase yields the protein MKEYDVASLDTFGAKTQLRVGDASYEIFKVDKVDGHDRLPYSLKILLENLLRTEDGANITADHIRQLGGWDPTADPSVEIQFTPARVLMQDFTGVPCVVDLATMREAVRDLGGDATKVNPLAPAELVIDHSVIADLFGREDAFERNVELEYERNKERYQFLRWGQTAFNEFKVVPPGTGIVHQVNIEYLARTIMERGGQAYPDTVVGTDSHTTMVNGLGVLGWGVGGIEAEAAMLGQPVSMLIPRVVGFKLHGEMPAGTTATDLVLTITEMLRKHGVVGKFVEFYGPGVSAVPLANRATIGNMSPEYGSTVAIFPIDAETVRYLELTGRDPQQVALVEAYAKEQGLWHDPAAEPAYSERLELDLGTIEPSLAGPKRPQDRVPLGSAKTLFRAALSDYVAADETGGDPSRKPGVPQQQKPFGTAGPADEASAESFPASDAPANGVSDPADAPRELTTAAVGSGGRASNPIRVTGDDGVEYELDHGAVVIAAITSCTNTSNPQVMIGAALLARNAVDRGLARKPWVKTTLAPGSKVVMDYYERAGLTPYLDKLGFHLVGYGCTTCIGNSGPLPEEVSAAVNEADLAVVSVLSGNRNFEGRINPDVKMNYLASPPLVVAYALAGTMDIDLANEPLGSDSKGEPVFLRDIWPNSAEIQEVIAQAIGATGFSAAYEDVFAGDQRWQSLPTPTGDTFAWADDSTYVRKPPYFEGMAQEPTPVVDISDARVLAKLGDSVTTDHISPAGSIKADSPAGRYLAEHGVPRHEFNSYGSRRGNHEVMIRGTFANIRLRNQLRVPGADAALPEGGFTVNHLTGEQSTIYDASTAYQEAGVPLVILAGKEYGSGSSRDWAAKGTMLLGVRAVIAESYERIHRSNLIGMGVLPLQFPVDTTAESLGLTGAETFSITGVTALNDGDTPRTVRVTTDTGVEFDAVVRIDTPGEADYYRHGGILQYVLRRMIAS
- a CDS encoding HAD family hydrolase, with protein sequence MPLLLLDLDNTLLDRAGSFRTWGQRFLDAVGAPPGDIDWLVAIDADGLTDRWDVADAIRDRYGLLIPSIDLVEELHDGALSYTRLDPLVACALRIADNAGWLPVVVSNGVVRQQEALIRRTGLDRYVADWVISEEAGVSKPNPRIFALAAQRVRMPLRGAWVIGDGPEADIGGATSVGLPSVWLHRGRTWSDSRFAPTHVVDGLIAAVAVVLGS
- a CDS encoding DUF2630 family protein, which translates into the protein MDDRNILRRISELVDEEHRLRSTAQVNEAGTADEQDRLRELEESLDQCWDLLRRRRAARQAHGDPEAQGARPVSEVERYLQ